The proteins below come from a single Mycobacterium parmense genomic window:
- a CDS encoding phosphoribosylaminoimidazolesuccinocarboxamide synthase — MRPALSDYRHLASGKVRELYRIDDEHLLLVASDRISAYDYVLDSTIPDKGRILTAMSFFFFGLVSDLVQAPNHLAGGPDDPRIPDEVLGRAMVARRLEMMPVECVARGYLTGSGLLDYQATGGVCGIPLPPGLVEASRFAEPLFTPATKAALGDHDENIPFARVVEMLGGVRANQLRDRTLKIYVHAADHALKRGIIIADTKFEFGTDRDGNLLLADEIFTPDSSRYWPAADYRAGVVQTSFDKQFVRNWLTSPESGWDRYGSQPPPPLPAPIIEATRDRYVEAYERISGLRFDDWIGPAA, encoded by the coding sequence ATGCGTCCCGCACTGTCCGATTACCGGCATCTGGCCAGCGGCAAGGTTCGCGAGCTCTACCGGATCGATGACGAGCACCTGCTGCTGGTCGCGAGCGACCGGATCTCGGCGTACGACTACGTCCTGGACAGCACCATCCCGGACAAGGGCCGCATCCTCACGGCGATGAGCTTCTTCTTCTTCGGCCTGGTCTCCGATCTTGTTCAGGCCCCGAACCACCTGGCGGGGGGCCCGGACGACCCACGCATCCCCGACGAGGTGCTCGGCCGTGCGATGGTCGCGCGCCGGCTCGAGATGATGCCGGTGGAATGTGTGGCCCGCGGCTACCTGACCGGCTCGGGACTGCTCGACTATCAGGCGACCGGAGGAGTCTGCGGAATCCCGCTGCCGCCCGGGCTGGTCGAGGCGAGCAGGTTCGCCGAACCGCTGTTCACTCCCGCGACGAAGGCCGCGCTCGGCGATCACGACGAGAACATCCCGTTCGCCCGCGTGGTCGAGATGCTCGGTGGGGTGCGCGCCAACCAGCTGCGCGACCGTACGCTGAAGATCTATGTCCATGCCGCAGATCACGCCCTGAAGAGGGGAATCATCATCGCCGACACCAAATTCGAATTCGGCACCGACCGCGACGGCAATCTGTTGCTCGCCGACGAGATCTTCACTCCGGATTCGTCGCGATACTGGCCGGCCGCGGATTACCGCGCCGGCGTGGTGCAGACCAGTTTCGACAAGCAGTTCGTGCGCAACTGGCTGACCAGCCCCGAGTCCGGCTGGGACCGCTACGGCTCCCAGCCCCCGCCACCGCTTCCCGCCCCGATCATCGAGGCGACCCGTGACCGCTATGTCGAGGCTTACGAACGCATCTCCGGCCTCCGGTTCGATGACTGGATCGGCCCGGCCGCGTGA
- a CDS encoding WS/DGAT/MGAT family O-acyltransferase, whose protein sequence is MKRLNGMDAMLLYSETPNLHTHTLKVAVIDPSGADGDFGFDAFRRHVRRRLHLLEPLRYKLVDIPWQLHHPMWQEDCDVDLDYHLRRVEVPGPGGRRELDAVIGEVASTPLDRGRPLWEFHFAEGLSGGRCALIGKIHHALADGVASVNLLSRAMDLEDGPATSERDNDEAGITASPGDLLRAAARDHARQVAELPGLITNAAVGMARVRRRSKERGSNPDLAEAFDAPPTFLNHVVSPRRRFASATLPLPAAKATAKALGITMNDLILAIAAGGLRKLLLDYDGTADRPLIASVPTATDKSERITGNAISGLMISLPVHVADAAERARLVALATRIAKEDHEVMGPQLYGRMMAYLPTALAPAAFRWLGRRDIPNKLMNVAVSSVVGPRERGHFGGAPVTEIYSTGVLSPGAPVNITVWSYVGQLGVAVLTDDLTFKDPHDATDSLIASFAELRAAAGVSV, encoded by the coding sequence GTGAAAAGACTCAACGGCATGGACGCGATGCTGCTCTACAGCGAAACGCCCAACCTGCACACACACACGCTCAAGGTGGCGGTCATCGACCCGTCCGGCGCCGACGGCGACTTCGGGTTCGACGCATTCCGCCGGCACGTACGCCGGCGGCTGCACCTGCTGGAACCGCTGCGCTACAAGCTCGTCGACATTCCCTGGCAGCTGCACCACCCGATGTGGCAGGAGGACTGCGACGTCGACCTCGACTACCACCTTCGGCGGGTTGAGGTGCCCGGGCCGGGAGGCCGGCGAGAACTCGACGCCGTAATCGGCGAGGTGGCCTCGACACCGCTGGACCGTGGTCGGCCGCTGTGGGAATTCCATTTCGCCGAAGGGCTTTCCGGGGGCCGGTGCGCGTTGATCGGCAAAATCCATCACGCGCTGGCCGACGGCGTCGCCTCGGTCAACCTGTTGTCGCGCGCGATGGACCTCGAGGACGGGCCCGCGACCAGCGAGCGCGACAACGACGAGGCGGGCATCACCGCGTCGCCGGGCGACCTGCTGCGCGCCGCCGCGCGCGACCATGCCCGGCAGGTGGCCGAACTGCCGGGGCTGATCACAAACGCCGCGGTGGGCATGGCGCGGGTCCGCCGCCGCTCGAAGGAGCGCGGAAGCAATCCCGACCTGGCCGAGGCGTTCGACGCGCCACCGACATTCCTCAACCACGTCGTGTCGCCGCGGCGACGCTTCGCCAGCGCGACGCTGCCACTACCCGCCGCTAAGGCGACGGCCAAGGCGCTGGGCATCACGATGAACGACCTGATTCTCGCGATCGCGGCCGGTGGCCTGCGCAAGCTGCTGCTGGACTACGACGGCACGGCAGACCGACCACTCATCGCGTCGGTGCCGACGGCCACCGACAAGTCGGAGAGGATCACCGGCAACGCGATCAGCGGCCTGATGATCTCGCTGCCGGTACACGTCGCCGACGCCGCCGAACGCGCGCGACTCGTGGCGCTCGCGACCCGCATCGCCAAGGAGGACCACGAGGTCATGGGCCCGCAGCTGTACGGGCGGATGATGGCCTATTTGCCGACCGCGTTGGCCCCGGCGGCGTTTCGCTGGCTGGGGCGGCGCGACATCCCCAACAAGCTGATGAACGTGGCGGTGTCCAGCGTGGTGGGGCCCCGCGAGCGCGGGCACTTCGGCGGCGCGCCGGTCACCGAGATCTACTCGACCGGGGTGCTCTCGCCGGGCGCGCCGGTCAACATCACCGTGTGGAGCTACGTCGGTCAGCTCGGCGTCGCGGTGCTCACCGACGACCTGACGTTCAAGGACCCGCACGACGCGACGGACTCCCTGATCGCCTCGTTTGCCGAATTACGGGCTGCCGCAGGCGTTTCGGTCTAA
- a CDS encoding S9 family peptidase, with translation MTESALRVPVPPVAKRVETRREHHGDVFVDPYEWLRDKDNPDVIAYLEAENDYADRMTAGLEPLRQKIFDEIKARTKETDLSVPTRQGDWWYYARTFEGKQYRVQCRCPITGPDDWAPPALDEDTDIPGEQILLDSNAEAQGHEFFSLGAATVTLDGNLLAYSVDVIGDERYTLRFKDLRSGELYPDEIADIGAGATWAADNRTVYYQTLDTAHRPDKVWRYRLGSGEPSELVYHEPDERFWLGVGMTRSEAYIFIASGSAVTSEIRYADSADPHAQFTVVLPRREGVEYSVEHVVVGGRDRFLILHNDGAVNFTLTEAPVSDPTQQRTLIPHRDDVRLDAVDAFARHLVVSYRREALPRLQVWRIDDDGNYGEPEELSFDSELMSTGLAGNPNWDAPKLRIRAGSLVIPARVYDVDLATGQRILLREQPVLGGYSPADYVERRDWAVADDGARIPVSIVHRAGIELPAPALLYGYGAYEICTDPSFSIARLSLLDRGMVFAIAHVRGGGEMGRLWYERGKLLDKRNTFTDFIAVARHLVDSGVTQPRHLVALGGSAGGLLMGAVANLAPDLFAGILAQVPFVDPLTTILDPSLPLTVTEWDEWGNPLHDKDVYSYMKSYSPYENVESKRYPAILAMTSLHDTRVYYVEPAKWVAALRHANTDGNPILLKTQMNAGHGGVSGRYKAWQEAAFQYAWLLAAAEPDRYGRVQ, from the coding sequence GTGACTGAATCAGCGCTGCGGGTGCCGGTTCCGCCCGTCGCCAAGCGGGTCGAGACCCGCCGTGAGCACCACGGGGATGTCTTCGTCGACCCCTACGAGTGGCTTCGCGACAAGGACAATCCCGACGTCATCGCCTACCTCGAGGCGGAGAACGACTACGCCGACCGCATGACCGCCGGCCTGGAACCGTTGCGGCAGAAGATCTTCGACGAGATCAAGGCACGTACCAAGGAGACGGACCTGTCGGTGCCGACCCGTCAGGGCGACTGGTGGTACTACGCGCGCACCTTCGAAGGCAAGCAGTACCGCGTCCAGTGCCGCTGTCCGATAACGGGTCCCGACGACTGGGCGCCGCCCGCCCTGGACGAGGACACCGACATACCCGGCGAGCAGATCCTGCTGGACTCGAACGCCGAAGCGCAGGGCCACGAGTTCTTCTCGCTCGGCGCTGCCACGGTGACCCTGGACGGCAACCTGCTGGCCTACTCCGTCGACGTCATCGGTGACGAGCGTTACACGTTGCGGTTCAAGGACTTACGCTCGGGCGAGCTCTATCCCGACGAGATCGCCGACATCGGGGCGGGGGCGACCTGGGCGGCCGACAACCGCACCGTGTACTACCAGACGCTGGACACGGCCCACCGGCCGGACAAGGTGTGGCGATACCGCCTCGGCTCCGGCGAGCCGTCGGAGCTGGTGTACCACGAGCCCGACGAGCGGTTCTGGCTCGGCGTCGGGATGACTCGCAGCGAGGCTTACATCTTCATTGCCTCGGGGTCCGCCGTCACCTCCGAGATCCGCTACGCCGACTCCGCCGACCCCCACGCACAATTCACCGTCGTGCTGCCCCGGCGCGAGGGCGTCGAGTATTCGGTGGAACACGTTGTGGTCGGGGGCCGGGACCGGTTCCTGATCCTGCACAACGACGGTGCGGTGAACTTCACGCTGACGGAGGCACCGGTCAGCGATCCCACGCAGCAGCGCACCCTGATCCCGCACCGCGACGACGTCCGCCTCGACGCGGTGGACGCCTTCGCCCGGCACCTGGTGGTCAGCTACCGGCGCGAGGCGTTGCCGCGGCTTCAGGTGTGGCGCATCGATGACGACGGGAATTACGGCGAACCCGAAGAGCTTTCGTTCGACTCAGAGCTGATGTCGACCGGCTTGGCGGGCAACCCGAACTGGGACGCGCCCAAGCTGCGGATCAGGGCGGGTTCGCTTGTCATCCCGGCCCGCGTCTACGACGTCGACCTCGCCACCGGGCAGCGCATCCTGCTGCGCGAGCAACCGGTCCTGGGCGGTTACTCGCCCGCCGACTACGTCGAACGCCGCGACTGGGCGGTCGCCGACGACGGTGCCCGCATCCCGGTGTCGATCGTGCACCGTGCCGGCATCGAACTCCCAGCGCCCGCGCTGCTTTACGGCTACGGCGCCTACGAGATATGCACCGACCCCAGCTTCTCCATCGCGCGGTTGTCGCTGCTGGACCGCGGCATGGTCTTCGCGATCGCCCACGTCCGCGGCGGCGGCGAGATGGGCCGGCTCTGGTACGAACGCGGCAAGCTGCTGGACAAGCGGAACACGTTCACCGACTTCATCGCGGTGGCCCGACACCTGGTGGACTCCGGAGTCACCCAGCCCCGGCACCTGGTGGCGCTGGGCGGCAGCGCGGGCGGCCTGCTCATGGGAGCGGTGGCCAATCTGGCGCCGGACCTCTTCGCCGGAATCCTGGCGCAGGTTCCTTTCGTCGACCCGCTGACCACCATCCTCGACCCTTCCCTGCCCTTGACGGTCACCGAATGGGACGAGTGGGGAAACCCGTTGCACGACAAGGACGTCTACTCCTACATGAAGTCCTATTCGCCGTACGAGAACGTCGAGTCGAAGCGCTACCCGGCCATCCTGGCGATGACGTCCCTGCACGACACCAGGGTCTACTACGTCGAGCCGGCCAAGTGGGTCGCGGCGCTGCGGCACGCCAACACCGACGGCAATCCGATCCTGCTGAAGACCCAGATGAACGCCGGACACGGCGGGGTGAGCGGCCGCTACAAGGCGTGGCAGGAGGCCGCATTCCAATACGCCTGGCTACTCGCCGCGGCCGAACCCGACCGCTACGGCCGCGTCCAGTAA
- a CDS encoding DHA2 family efflux MFS transporter permease subunit — MLSNAMDKAPSAAAETALPAAPMPARDYPDGLDAALLRISGVCILATVMAILDVTVVSVAQRTFIEQFGSTQAVVAWTMTGYTLALTAVIPVTGWAADRFGTKRLFIWSVLAFTLGSLLCAVAPGILMLIVFRVVQGIGGGMLLPLGFIILTREAGPRRLGRLMSILSIPMLLAPIGGPILGGWLIDLTGWRWIFLINLPFGLITALLAWLVFERDAPAGSETFDLVGVLLLSPGLATFLFAVSSIPGRGTVADRHVLIPAAIGLTLIAAFVAHAWYRAHHPLIDLRLFGNRVLTQANLTMLVFAIAFFGAGLLLPSYFQQVLHYTPMQAGVHMIPQGLGAMVTMRLAGRIVDRQGPGKIVLVGIALITVGLGAFTFGVFRQVDYRPMLLVGLAVMGLGMGCTMMPLSVASVQSLTPPQIARGTTLISVSQQVGGSVGTALMSVILTNQFNRSQNIVAANKIAALKQRAAEGAVSVDGSAMPRESMAPGFAGNVIHDLSHAYTAVFAIAVVLVISTFIPAWFLPKQPPDLTVAE, encoded by the coding sequence ATGCTAAGCAACGCCATGGACAAGGCCCCTTCCGCAGCGGCCGAGACTGCGCTGCCCGCCGCCCCGATGCCCGCGCGCGACTACCCCGACGGGCTCGACGCCGCGCTGCTGCGGATCTCCGGGGTGTGCATTCTGGCCACGGTGATGGCGATCCTGGACGTCACCGTCGTCAGCGTGGCGCAGCGCACCTTCATAGAACAGTTCGGGTCCACCCAGGCCGTCGTCGCGTGGACGATGACCGGCTACACGCTGGCGCTGACGGCGGTGATCCCGGTGACGGGATGGGCGGCGGACCGGTTCGGCACCAAGCGGCTGTTCATCTGGTCGGTGCTGGCCTTCACGCTCGGCTCGTTGCTGTGTGCGGTGGCGCCGGGCATTCTCATGCTGATCGTCTTCCGGGTGGTGCAGGGCATCGGGGGCGGCATGCTGCTGCCGCTGGGGTTCATCATCCTGACCCGCGAAGCGGGCCCGCGGCGGCTGGGCCGCCTGATGTCCATCCTGAGCATCCCGATGCTGCTCGCCCCCATCGGCGGCCCCATCCTGGGCGGCTGGCTGATCGACCTCACCGGCTGGCGGTGGATCTTCCTGATCAATCTGCCCTTCGGCCTGATCACCGCGCTACTCGCGTGGCTGGTGTTCGAAAGAGACGCCCCGGCAGGGTCGGAGACGTTCGACCTCGTCGGCGTGCTGCTGCTCTCGCCCGGCCTGGCGACGTTCCTGTTCGCGGTGTCGTCCATCCCGGGCCGCGGCACGGTGGCCGACCGCCACGTGCTGATACCGGCGGCCATCGGCCTGACGCTCATCGCCGCCTTCGTCGCGCACGCCTGGTACCGGGCGCACCATCCGCTCATCGACCTGCGGCTGTTCGGCAACCGGGTGCTCACGCAGGCCAACCTGACCATGCTGGTCTTCGCCATCGCCTTCTTCGGCGCGGGCCTGCTGCTCCCCAGCTATTTCCAGCAGGTGCTGCATTACACCCCGATGCAGGCCGGCGTGCATATGATCCCGCAGGGGCTCGGTGCGATGGTGACGATGCGGCTGGCCGGGCGGATCGTGGACCGGCAGGGTCCGGGCAAGATCGTGCTGGTCGGCATCGCGTTGATCACCGTGGGACTGGGCGCGTTCACCTTCGGCGTCTTCCGCCAGGTCGACTACCGGCCCATGCTGCTGGTGGGCCTGGCGGTCATGGGGCTGGGCATGGGCTGCACCATGATGCCGCTCTCGGTCGCATCGGTGCAGTCGCTGACCCCGCCCCAGATCGCGCGCGGGACAACGCTGATCAGCGTCAGCCAGCAGGTGGGCGGCTCGGTGGGCACCGCCCTGATGTCGGTGATCCTGACCAACCAGTTCAACCGGAGCCAGAACATCGTCGCGGCGAACAAGATCGCGGCGCTCAAGCAGAGGGCCGCCGAAGGCGCGGTGTCCGTCGACGGATCCGCCATGCCCCGCGAGTCGATGGCTCCGGGCTTCGCGGGCAACGTGATTCACGACCTGTCACACGCCTACACCGCGGTGTTCGCGATCGCCGTCGTGCTGGTGATCTCCACGTTCATCCCCGCCTGGTTTTTGCCGAAGCAACCGCCAGATCTGACCGTCGCCGAATAG
- the purQ gene encoding phosphoribosylformylglycinamidine synthase subunit PurQ — translation MTARIGIITFPGTLDDVDAARAARRVGAEAVNLWHADADLKGVDAVVVPGGFSYGDYLRCGAIAKFAPVMGEVVDAARRGMPVLGICNGFQVLCEAGLLPGALTRNVGLHFVCRDVWLRVASTSTAWTSRFEPDADLLVPLKSGEGRYVAPAEVLERLEGEGRVVFRYHENVNGSLHDIAGVSSENGRVVGLMPHPEHAIEALTGPSEDGLGLFYSALDAVLVA, via the coding sequence GTGACGGCCCGGATCGGCATCATCACCTTCCCGGGGACGCTGGACGATGTGGACGCCGCCCGCGCGGCGCGGCGGGTTGGCGCCGAGGCGGTCAACCTGTGGCATGCCGATGCCGATCTCAAGGGCGTCGACGCCGTGGTGGTGCCCGGCGGCTTCTCCTATGGCGACTACCTGCGGTGCGGCGCGATCGCGAAATTCGCCCCGGTGATGGGCGAGGTCGTCGACGCCGCGCGACGCGGCATGCCGGTGTTGGGGATTTGCAACGGTTTTCAAGTGCTTTGCGAGGCGGGACTGCTGCCGGGGGCGCTCACCCGCAACGTGGGTCTGCACTTCGTCTGCCGCGACGTATGGCTGCGGGTGGCGTCGACCTCGACGGCGTGGACGTCACGGTTCGAGCCCGACGCCGACCTGCTGGTGCCGCTGAAGTCCGGCGAGGGCCGCTACGTTGCCCCCGCCGAGGTTCTCGAGCGACTGGAGGGCGAGGGCCGGGTGGTGTTCCGCTACCACGAGAACGTCAACGGCTCGTTGCACGACATCGCGGGGGTGAGCTCAGAGAACGGGCGCGTCGTCGGGCTGATGCCGCATCCCGAGCACGCCATCGAAGCCCTGACGGGCCCGTCCGAAGACGGACTCGGGCTGTTTTACTCGGCGCTCGACGCCGTTCTCGTGGCTTAG
- a CDS encoding FAD-binding dehydrogenase: MSDSSATGFGADAIIVGAGLSGLVAACELVDRGLRVLILDQENSANLGGQAFWSFGGLFFVDSPEQRRLGIHDSHELALQDWLGTAAFDRPEDYWPSQWAHAYVDFAAGEKRSWLRARGLKIFPLVGWAERGGYDAQGHGNSVPRFHITWGTGPALVDIFARRLRDRSTVRFAHRHQVDELIVEGGAVTGVRGTVLEPCTAARGVPSSRNGIGQFEFRAPAIIVTSGGIGGNHDLVRKNWPKRMGRVPDQLLSGVPAHVDGRMIGISERAGARVINPDRMWHYTEGITNYDPVWPLHGIRIIPGPSSLWLDAEGKRLPVPLYPGFDTLGTLEYITKSGHDYTWFVLDSRIIEKEFALSGQEQNPDLTGQSVRELVRNRARSGPPGPVQAFVDRGVDFVSANSLRELVTAMNKLPDVTPLDYATVEAAVTARDREVANKYSKDGQVTAIRAARNYLGDRLGRVVAPHRLTDPKAGPLIAVKLHILTRKTLGGIETDLGARVLKADGTPLSGLYAAGEVAGFGGGGVHGYRALEGTFLGGCIFSGRAAGRGAADDIA, encoded by the coding sequence ATGAGCGATTCTTCGGCCACAGGTTTCGGCGCTGACGCGATCATCGTCGGTGCCGGCCTGTCGGGCCTGGTGGCGGCCTGCGAATTGGTGGACCGTGGCCTTCGGGTGCTGATCCTTGATCAGGAGAACAGCGCCAACCTGGGTGGGCAGGCCTTCTGGTCGTTCGGTGGCCTGTTCTTCGTCGACAGCCCCGAGCAGCGCCGGCTGGGCATCCACGACAGCCACGAACTGGCCCTGCAGGACTGGCTGGGCACCGCGGCGTTCGATCGGCCCGAGGACTACTGGCCAAGTCAATGGGCGCACGCCTACGTCGATTTCGCGGCCGGGGAGAAGCGCAGCTGGCTGCGCGCCCGGGGTCTGAAGATATTCCCTCTGGTGGGTTGGGCCGAGCGCGGCGGCTACGACGCGCAGGGGCATGGCAACTCGGTGCCCCGCTTCCACATCACCTGGGGCACGGGGCCGGCGCTGGTCGACATCTTCGCCCGCCGGCTGCGGGACCGCTCGACCGTGCGCTTCGCGCACCGCCATCAGGTCGACGAGTTGATCGTCGAGGGCGGCGCGGTGACCGGCGTCCGCGGCACGGTGCTCGAACCGTGCACCGCGGCGCGAGGAGTTCCGTCGTCGCGTAATGGCATCGGGCAGTTCGAGTTTCGCGCCCCGGCGATCATCGTGACCAGCGGCGGCATCGGCGGCAACCACGATCTGGTGCGCAAGAACTGGCCGAAGCGGATGGGCCGCGTCCCCGATCAGCTGCTCAGCGGCGTGCCGGCTCACGTCGACGGAAGGATGATCGGCATCTCCGAGAGGGCCGGCGCCCGGGTGATCAACCCCGACCGGATGTGGCACTACACCGAGGGCATCACCAACTACGACCCGGTCTGGCCACTGCACGGGATCCGGATCATCCCCGGCCCGTCGTCGCTGTGGCTGGACGCGGAGGGCAAGCGGCTACCCGTCCCGCTGTATCCCGGTTTCGACACCCTCGGCACGCTGGAGTACATCACCAAGTCCGGTCATGACTACACGTGGTTCGTGTTGGACTCCAGGATCATCGAGAAGGAATTTGCGCTGTCGGGCCAGGAGCAGAACCCGGACCTGACGGGGCAGAGCGTGCGCGAGCTGGTTCGCAACCGTGCGCGGTCCGGCCCGCCGGGACCGGTGCAGGCTTTCGTGGACAGGGGCGTGGATTTCGTCAGCGCCAACTCGTTGCGCGAGTTGGTGACCGCCATGAACAAGCTGCCCGACGTGACGCCGCTGGACTACGCGACGGTGGAGGCCGCTGTCACCGCTCGCGATCGGGAGGTGGCCAACAAGTACAGCAAGGACGGCCAGGTCACCGCCATCCGCGCCGCCCGTAACTACCTGGGCGACCGGCTGGGCCGGGTGGTGGCGCCGCATCGGCTCACCGACCCGAAAGCCGGGCCGCTGATCGCAGTCAAACTTCACATCCTGACGCGAAAGACATTGGGCGGCATCGAAACCGACCTCGGCGCGCGCGTGCTCAAGGCCGACGGCACCCCGCTGAGCGGCCTGTACGCGGCGGGTGAGGTAGCCGGGTTCGGCGGCGGCGGTGTGCACGGTTACCGCGCGCTGGAGGGCACGTTCCTCGGCGGCTGCATCTTCTCCGGGCGCGCCGCGGGCCGCGGCGCCGCCGACGACATCGCGTGA
- the purS gene encoding phosphoribosylformylglycinamidine synthase subunit PurS codes for MARVVVNVMPKGEILDPQGQAIVGALGRLGHPGIADVRQGKRFELEVDDSVDDAVLAEIAETLLANTVIEDWTITRETS; via the coding sequence GTGGCCCGGGTGGTCGTTAACGTGATGCCCAAAGGGGAGATTCTCGACCCGCAGGGCCAGGCGATTGTCGGTGCGCTGGGCCGTCTGGGCCACCCCGGCATCGCAGACGTCAGGCAGGGCAAGAGGTTTGAGCTCGAGGTCGACGACTCGGTCGACGACGCGGTCCTGGCCGAGATTGCCGAGACGCTGCTGGCCAACACGGTGATCGAAGACTGGACCATCACCCGGGAGACGTCGTGA
- a CDS encoding DUF2334 domain-containing protein translates to MSGNLIVSVSGIGDRTLADVEAFCAQMDARKVPVSLLVAPRLSGDYRLDRDPRTVEWLTGRRAGGDAIVLHGYDDAATKKRRGEFAILRAHEAGLRLKGADRVLEHLGLRTRLFAAPGWVVSPGVVKALPDNGFRLLADLHGITDLVRHNTVRSRVLGIGEGFLTEPWWCRMVVLSAERIARRGGVVRVAVAARHLRKPGPLQAMVDAVDLSLMHGCTPAVYSWRRDRAVLDAA, encoded by the coding sequence GTGTCTGGAAATTTGATCGTTTCGGTCTCAGGGATCGGTGATAGGACCCTGGCCGACGTCGAAGCGTTCTGCGCGCAGATGGACGCCCGCAAGGTGCCGGTGTCGTTGCTGGTGGCCCCCCGCCTGTCCGGCGACTACCGGCTCGATCGCGACCCCCGCACCGTCGAATGGCTCACGGGCCGCCGGGCCGGCGGCGACGCCATCGTGCTGCACGGCTACGACGACGCGGCCACCAAGAAACGTCGTGGCGAATTCGCGATCCTGCGGGCCCACGAGGCCGGCCTGCGGCTCAAGGGAGCCGACCGGGTGCTCGAACACCTCGGACTTCGCACCAGATTGTTCGCGGCCCCCGGCTGGGTGGTGTCACCGGGTGTCGTCAAGGCGTTGCCCGACAACGGTTTTCGTTTGCTCGCCGACCTGCACGGCATCACCGACCTGGTGCGGCACAACACCGTGCGATCCCGGGTGCTGGGCATCGGCGAGGGCTTCCTCACCGAGCCCTGGTGGTGCCGGATGGTGGTGCTGTCCGCCGAGCGGATCGCCCGTCGCGGCGGCGTCGTCCGCGTTGCGGTAGCCGCTCGTCACCTGCGCAAGCCCGGGCCGCTGCAGGCGATGGTGGATGCCGTCGACCTGTCCCTGATGCACGGCTGCACTCCGGCGGTGTACAGCTGGCGGCGCGACAGGGCGGTTCTCGACGCCGCCTGA
- a CDS encoding MBL fold metallo-hydrolase, with the protein MQLTHFGHSCILAEFDNTKVLFDPGTFAHGFEGITGLTAILITHQHPDHVDPARLPALIEGNPGAALYTDSQTAAQLDAPFQVVHVGDELTVGELKIRALGGKHAVIHPDLPVIENISYVVDEGDRRARLMHPGDALFVPDEPVDVLAAPAAAPWMKISEAIDYLRTVAPAHAVPIHQGVVAPDALGIYYGRFTEMTDTDFQVLPEESAVAF; encoded by the coding sequence ATGCAACTGACCCATTTCGGACATTCCTGCATACTCGCCGAATTCGACAACACCAAGGTGCTCTTCGACCCGGGGACCTTCGCGCATGGGTTCGAGGGCATCACCGGCCTGACCGCCATCCTGATCACCCACCAGCACCCCGACCACGTCGACCCCGCGCGGCTGCCGGCGCTCATCGAGGGCAACCCGGGCGCCGCCCTCTACACCGACTCGCAGACCGCGGCACAGCTCGACGCCCCCTTCCAGGTGGTCCACGTCGGCGACGAGCTCACGGTCGGCGAGCTGAAGATCCGCGCGCTCGGCGGCAAACACGCCGTGATCCACCCTGACCTGCCCGTGATCGAGAACATCTCCTATGTGGTCGACGAGGGAGACCGCCGCGCCCGGCTGATGCATCCCGGCGATGCGCTGTTCGTCCCCGACGAGCCGGTGGACGTGCTGGCCGCGCCGGCGGCCGCGCCGTGGATGAAGATCTCCGAGGCGATCGACTATCTGCGCACGGTGGCACCGGCCCACGCGGTCCCCATCCACCAGGGCGTCGTCGCCCCCGACGCGCTGGGCATCTATTACGGCCGGTTCACCGAGATGACCGACACCGACTTCCAGGTGCTCCCGGAAGAGAGCGCCGTCGCGTTCTAG